A stretch of the Armatimonadota bacterium genome encodes the following:
- the rsfS gene encoding ribosome silencing factor — protein sequence MTPGDRARIAARAAEDRRAEDVVVLDLREQTLITDYFVIATGQTNIQIRAIADGVEEALAASGARLLRREGTERGRWLLLDFGDVVVHVFGPEERKFYRLERLWGAAARPPTDPQRRTR from the coding sequence TTGACGCCAGGTGACAGGGCGCGCATCGCCGCCCGGGCGGCCGAGGACCGCAGGGCCGAGGACGTCGTGGTCCTGGACCTGCGGGAGCAGACGCTGATCACCGACTACTTCGTGATCGCCACCGGGCAGACGAACATCCAGATCCGGGCGATCGCCGACGGCGTCGAGGAAGCGCTGGCGGCATCCGGCGCGCGGCTGCTGCGCCGGGAGGGGACCGAGCGAGGGCGCTGGCTGCTGCTGGACTTCGGGGACGTCGTCGTACACGTCTTCGGCCCCGAGGAGCGCAAGTTCTACCGCCTGGAGCGCCTGTGGGGCGCGGCGGCGCGGCCGCCGACGGATCCGCAGCGGCGGACGCGCTGA
- a CDS encoding GNAT family N-acetyltransferase, with protein MLVAIRPATADDVDVLVALYERIYGDGYSACFDRYGPVGPKDFWWVQSEKDVHVLEINRRPVGMIVFGRDRRRMLVEEVLGDTAGTTVRTGPLDPTDEVLLRRIWQFVVDAFRSARQDSVLLRTHEANPLGLALVRRHELTFVNALRTVARTVTGKLAYEVPDGYALRRAVAGDDREIARIHHECYGERVRPEEIARWMKRPHTRTVVCERAGFTVGYAHGAQRDGIADLWVAVREAHRRKGIGSALACPVVNFLQGRGAARVNHWGLDVPAFALLRRLGFVTERVHLYFERPI; from the coding sequence ATGCTCGTTGCGATCCGACCCGCGACCGCAGACGACGTGGACGTGCTCGTGGCCCTCTACGAGCGCATCTACGGCGACGGGTACTCCGCGTGTTTCGATCGGTACGGGCCCGTCGGGCCCAAGGACTTCTGGTGGGTGCAGTCCGAAAAGGACGTCCACGTCCTGGAGATCAACCGGCGTCCGGTGGGCATGATCGTCTTCGGACGGGACCGACGGCGCATGCTCGTCGAGGAAGTGCTGGGTGACACCGCGGGGACGACGGTCCGCACGGGTCCGCTGGATCCGACCGACGAGGTTCTGCTGCGGCGGATCTGGCAGTTCGTCGTCGACGCCTTTCGGTCCGCGCGGCAGGACAGCGTCCTGTTGCGCACCCACGAAGCCAACCCCCTGGGGCTGGCACTGGTGCGTCGGCATGAGCTGACGTTCGTCAACGCGCTGCGGACGGTGGCACGCACCGTGACGGGGAAGCTCGCATACGAGGTCCCGGACGGTTACGCTCTGCGTCGGGCGGTTGCCGGCGACGACCGCGAGATCGCCCGCATCCACCACGAGTGCTACGGCGAGCGGGTCCGGCCCGAGGAGATCGCGCGCTGGATGAAGCGGCCGCACACCCGCACGGTGGTCTGCGAGCGGGCGGGGTTCACCGTCGGCTACGCCCACGGCGCCCAGCGCGACGGGATCGCAGATCTGTGGGTCGCGGTCCGCGAAGCGCACCGGCGCAAGGGCATCGGCTCGGCGCTGGCCTGTCCCGTCGTGAACTTCCTGCAGGGCCGGGGGGCCGCTCGGGTCAACCACTGGGGGCTGGACGTGCCCGCCTTTGCGCTGTTGCGCCGGCTTGGCTTCGTCACCGAGCGCGTGCACCTGTACTTCGAGAGGCCGATCTGA